One window of Acropora palmata chromosome 1, jaAcrPala1.3, whole genome shotgun sequence genomic DNA carries:
- the LOC141858919 gene encoding uncharacterized protein LOC141858919 isoform X3: protein MKRGSIERNEHEQPAGFSRCFPLKRKRGSIERNEHEQPAGLDESVSFKPGTLSEEDVLVIAHELGPSWKMFGRVLKVPNSEINRIEVNESDVTEKCYCVLRRWQDRYPYDATYHCLAHALQHPVVGREDLAAKYCVLQLARTSSPSHIIEWMPKVYQKREGVIVPVPWCEEFSFHIKDIFTRLRMVEKEKTRGIVTSKAVTSMTSIFRPHDGCEQPVIVLIEGDPGMGKTTYCQKLVYDWASKQSREWDESFPRIDVLLLLRCREIKSGNLWDAIEDQILPKRIEPEARKMFFQFLKENPSKVLLVLDGLDEADPQKLEMYLELVQKKELPGCYIVLTSRQEGGSRVRRYTDTLLEIVGFTPTDAESYIRKYFKQDKAHLAEELISKFPLHVELKELTQNPLNTLLLCVIFEDLEGVLPDNRTQLYMEIILFILRRYESKEGLSNRGKDLLLVYKKELMILGRTALDSLRKRELYFDDHKGDIKESLLMKFGFLSIQSGVSKRAPCDRYGFFHKSFQEFFSGYYLAFSIIDDVANSQSVLTDDRYMFGLSEVFKFMSAIIGKESVETAVSVVKRIASILNNETGLTFEKLFLYLRVAVRFIIECKTFSGDLDTKLACTFGESLELVNVVLHLPRLMRVWYIGTFFKALAVNSTVRNLELFGETEGINSSIGAEDINLLTKALRVNTSLCSLNLSKTSIGDEGATSLAQALRVNTSLSSLNLSFNSIGTKGANSLAQVLRVNTSLSSFNLSHNPIGDEGANSLAQALRVNTSLSSFNLSYNTICNEGANSLAQALRVNTSLSSFNLSYTTICTEGANSLAQALRLNTSLSSFNLSHNSIDDEGANSLAEALRVNTSLSSFNLSDNSIGAEGANSLAQALRVNTSLSSFNLSYNSIGDEGANSLAQALRVNTSLSSFKLSYNSVGDEGANSLAQALRVNTSLSSFNLSGNSIGDEGANSLAQALRVNTSLSSLDLSGKSIGDEGANSLAQALRINTSLSSLVLSGNSIGAEGANSLAQALRLNTSLSSLNLSHNSIDDEGANSLAQALRVNTSLSSFNLSYNTICNEGANSLAQALRVNTSLSSFNLSYTTICTEGANSLAQALRLNTSLSSFNLSHNSIDDEGANSLAEALRVNTSLSSFNLSDNSIGAEGANSLAQALRVNTSLSSFNLSYNSIGDEGANSLAQALRVNTSLSSFKLSYNSVGDEGANSLAQALRVNTSLSSFNLSGNSIGDEGANSLAQALRVNTSLSSLDLSGKSIGDEGANSLAQALRINTSLSSLVLSGNSIGAEGANSLAQALRLNTSLSSLNLSHNSIDDEGANSLAEALRVNTSLSSFNLSGNSIGAEGANSLAQALRLNTSLSSFNLSHNSIVDEGANSLAQALRVNTSLSSLDLSCKSIGTEGANSFAQALRVNTSLSSFNLSYNCIGDEGANSVARALRISTRISYFNLSYNFIRDEGSNSLA, encoded by the coding sequence CTCGTACTTCGTCCCCAAGCCACATCATAGAATGGATGCCAAAAGTTTACCAGAAGCGTGAAGGGGTCATTGTGCCAGTGCCTTGGTGTGAAGAGTTCAGCTTTCACATAAAGGACATTTTCACCAGACTTAGAATggttgaaaaggaaaagacacGCGGAATAGTGACCTCAAAAGCAGTCACCAGCATGACAAGTATCTTTAGACCACACGACGGTTGCGAACAACCAGTGATTGTGTTGATTGAAGGCGACCCCGGCATGGGAAAGACTACCTATTGCCAAAAACTGGTATATGATTGGGCAAGCAAACAATCTCGCGAATGGGACGAGTCGTTTCCTAGAATTGATGTGCTCCTGCTCCTCAGATGTCGTGAAATCAAATCTGGTAACCTTTGGGACGCTATTGAAGATCAAATTCTGCCAAAAAGAATTGAACCGGAggcaagaaaaatgttttttcaattcttgaaagaaaatccgTCCAAGGTGTTGCTTGTGCTCGATGGGTTAGATGAGGCAGACCCACAAAAACTCGAAATGTACTTGGAACTTGTTCAAAAGAAGGAGCTTCCTGGCTGTTACATTGTTCTCACATCTCGCCAGGAAGGAGGGAGTAGAGTGAGGCGGTACACTGATACATTGTTAGAGATTGTGGGATTCACACCGACTGATGCGGAGAGTTACATTAGAAAGTATTTTAAACAAGACAAAGCACACTTGGCAGAGGaacttatttcaaaatttccgttGCATGTGGAATTAAAGGAACTAACACAAAACCCATTAAACACTCTTCTGTTGTGTGTTATCTTTGAGGACTTAGAGGGAGTTCTACCAGACAACAGGACGCAGCTTTACATGGAGATCATTCTCTTTATTTTGAGACGTTATGAAAGCAAGGAAGGCTTATCAAATAGAGGTAAAGACCTATTATTAGTTTACAAGAAGGAACTAATGATCCTAGGAAGAACTGCGCTAGATTCTCTGCGTAAACGAGAGCTGTATTTCGATGACCACAAAGGGGATATCAAGGAAAGTTTGTTGATGAAGTTTGGGTTTCTCTCCATCCAGTCTGGTGTTAGCAAGAGAGCTCCTTGTGACCGTTACGGATTTTTTCACAAGAGTtttcaagaattcttttctgGTTACTACCTTGCCTTTTCTATTATTGATGATGTTGCGAACTCTCAGTCAGTGCTGACCGATGATCGATACATGTTTGGACTATCTGAAGTTTTTAAGTTCATGAGTGCAATAATAGGCAAGGAATCCGTAGAAACTGCAGTGTCAGTTGTAAAACGTATTGCttcaattttaaataatgagACAGGCCtaacttttgaaaaactctttttgtACTTAAGGGTTGCTGTTCGCTTTATTATCGAATGCAAAACTTTTTCAGGAGACCTTGACACAAAACTTGCTTGTACCTTTGGCGAAAGTCTAGAGTTGGTTAACGTGGTTTTGCACTTGCCCAGGCTTATGAGAGTGTGGTATATTGGGACGTTTTTCAAGGCCCTCGCCGTTAATTCCACCGTGAGAAACTTGGAGTTGTTTGGGGAGACTGAGGGTATCAATTCCTCCATTGGTGCTGAGGATATCAATCTGCTTACCAAGGCCCTTAGAGTAAATACGTCTCTTTGTTCTTTGAATTTGTCTAAGACCTCCATTGGTGATGAAGGAGCAACCTCACTTGCTCAGGCactcagagtaaacacctctctttcttctttgaatttgagtTTTAATTCCATTGGTACcaagggagcaaattcacttgctcaggtcctcagagtaaacacctctctttcatCTTTTAATTTGTCTCACAACCCcattggtgatgagggagcaaattcacttgctcaggccctcagagtaaacacctctctttcatCTTTTAATTTGTCTTACAACACCATTTGtaatgagggagcaaattcacttgctcaggccctcagagtaaatACCTCTCTTTCATCTTTTAATTTGTCTTACACCACTATTTGTactgagggagcaaattcacttgctcaggccctcagacTGAATACCTCTCTTTCATCTTTTAATTTGTCTCACAACTCCATTGATGacgagggagcaaattcacttgctgaggccctcagagtaaacacctctctttcttcttttaatttgtctgACAACTCCATTGGtgctgagggagcaaattcacttgctcaggccctcagagtaaatacctctctttcatcttttaatttgtcttacaactccattggtgatgagggagcaaattcacttgctcaggccctcagagtaaacacctctctttcatCTTTTAAGTTGTCTTACAACTCCGttggtgatgagggagcaaattcacttgctcaggccctcagagtaaacacctctctttcatCTTTTAATTTGTCTGGCAACTCcattggtgatgagggagcaaattcacttgctcaggccctcagagtaaacacctctctttcttctttggatttgtctGGCAAATCcattggtgatgagggagcaaattcacttgctcaggccctcagaataaacacctctctttcttctttggtttTGTCTGGCAACTCCATTGGTGcggagggagcaaattcacttgctcaggccctcagacTGAATACCTCTCTTTCATCTTTGAATTTGTCTCACAACTCCATTGATGacgagggagcaaattcacttgctcaggccctcagagtaaacacctctctttcatCTTTTAATTTGTCTTACAACACCATTTGtaatgagggagcaaattcacttgctcaggccctcagagtaaatACCTCTCTTTCATCTTTTAATTTGTCTTACACCACTATTTGTactgagggagcaaattcacttgctcaggccctcagacTGAATACCTCTCTTTCATCTTTTAATTTGTCTCACAACTCCATTGATGacgagggagcaaattcacttgctgaggccctcagagtaaacacctctctttcttcttttaatttgtctgACAACTCCATTGGtgctgagggagcaaattcacttgctcaggccctcagagtaaatacctctctttcatcttttaatttgtcttacaactccattggtgatgagggagcaaattcacttgctcaggccctcagagtaaacacctctctttcatCTTTTAAGTTGTCTTACAACTCCGttggtgatgagggagcaaattcacttgctcaggccctcagagtaaacacctctctttcatCTTTTAATTTGTCTGGCAACTCcattggtgatgagggagcaaattcacttgctcaggccctcagagtaaacacctctctttcttctttggatttgtctGGCAAATCcattggtgatgagggagcaaattcacttgctcaggccctcagaataaacacctctctttcttctttggtttTGTCTGGCAACTCCATTGGTGcggagggagcaaattcacttgctcaggccctcagacTGAATACCTCTCTTTCATCTTTGAATTTGTCTCACAACTCCATTGATGacgagggagcaaattcacttgctgaggccctcagagtaaacacctctctttcttcttttaatttgtctgGCAACTCCATTGGtgctgagggagcaaattcacttgctcaggccctcagacTGAATACCTCTCTTTCATCTTTTAATTTGTCTCACAACTCCATTGTtgatgagggagcaaattcacttgctcaggccctcagagtaaacacctctctttcttcatTGGATTTGAGTTGTAAGTCCATTGGTACTGAAGGAGCAAATTCAtttgctcaggccctcagagtaaatACCTCTCTTTCATCTTTTAATTTGTCTTACAACTGcattggtgatgagggagcaaattcagtTGCTCGGGCCCTCAGAATAAGTACCcgtatttcatattttaatttgtcttaCAACTTCATTCGTGATGAGGGATCAAATTCACTTGCCTAG